The following proteins are encoded in a genomic region of Scylla paramamosain isolate STU-SP2022 chromosome 40, ASM3559412v1, whole genome shotgun sequence:
- the LOC135092480 gene encoding ribosomal protein S6 kinase alpha-4-like, translating into MSPTTTTQGCQDSPFFQKYELDLRDNVLGDGSFGVCRECAQKSSGQHFAVEIVSRRLDCQQEINLLRACQGHSNIVNNLFHEVFHDEAHTYIVMELLGGGELAASEDQETREVHRGSGFSHHEEPGVTQQFTIHAQKRHRSQRPKARQRISCSRILLKIHLLRLWILGLHG; encoded by the exons atgtcacccacaacaacaacacagggctgtcag gaCTCGCCATTTTTCCAAAAATATGAACTGGATCTCCGAGATAATGTACTCGGAGACGGCAGCTTCGGTGTCTGTCGGGAATGTGCACAAAAGTCCAGCGGGCAACACTTTGCTGTCGAGATAGTGTCAAGAAGACTAGACTGCCAACAAGAAATCAATTTACTCCGGGCTTGCCAAGGACATTCCAACATTGTCAACAACCTGTTCCATGAAGTTTTCCATGATGAA GCACACACCTACATTGTGATGGAGCTCCTTGGAGGTGGAGAGCTAGCTGCTTCAGAGGATCAGGAAACACGAGAGGTTCACAGAGGCTCAGGCTTCAGTCATCATGAGGAACCTGGTGTGACTCAGCAGTTCACTATACATGCACAGAAAAGGCATCGTTCACAGAGACCTAAAGCCAGACAGAG AATCTCTTGTTCAAGGATTCTTCTGAAGATTCATTTATTAAGATTGTGGATTTTGGGTTTGCACGGTTGA
- the LOC135092483 gene encoding ribosomal protein S6 kinase alpha-5-like translates to MSPTTTTQGCQNLLFKDSSEDSVIKIVDFGFARLMPDKEKDGSMKTPCFTLHYAAPEVLRQAVQKGANGYDETCDWWSLGVILYTMLSGRAPFQSRSKDDTSAPIIDCSDKGWKF, encoded by the exons atgtcacccacaacaacaacacagggctgtcag AATCTCTTGTTCAAGGATTCTTCTGaagattcagttattaagattgtggattttgggtttgcacggttgatgcctgacaaggaaaaggatggcagcaTGAAGACACCGTGCTTCACTCTTCACTATGCAGCGCCAGAAGTGTTGCGGCAAGCAGTGCAGAAGGGAGCAAATGGCTATGATGAAACATGTGACTGGTGGAGCTTGGGTGTGATTCTG TACACAATGTTGTCAGGGAGAGCCCCATTCCAGTCAAGAAGTAAAGATGACACCTCAGCACCAATCATTGATTGCTCGGATAAAGGATGGAAGTTTTGA
- the LOC135092477 gene encoding ribosomal protein S6 kinase alpha-5-like: protein MSPTTTTQGCQNLLFKDSSEDSVIKIVDFGFARLMPDKEKDGSMKTPCFTLHYAAPEVLRQAVQKGANGYDETCDWWSLGVILYTMLSGRAPFQSRSKDDTSAPIIDCSDKGWKF from the exons atgtcacccacaacaacaacacagggctgtcag AATCTCTTGTTCAAGGATTCTTCTGaagattcagttattaagattgtggattttgggtttgcacggttgatgcctgacaaggaaaaggatggcagcaTGAAGACACCGTGCTTCACTCTTCACTATGCAGCACCAGAAGTGTTGCGGCAAGCAGTGCAGAAGGGAGCAAATGGCTATGATGAAACATGTGACTGGTGGAGCTTGGGTGTGATTCTG TACACAATGTTGTCAGGGAGAGCCCCATTCCAGTCAAGAAGTAAAGATGACACCTCAGCACCAATCATTGATTGCTCGGATAAAGGATGGAAGTTTTGA
- the LOC135092479 gene encoding ribosomal protein S6 kinase alpha-5-like isoform X2, with protein sequence MSPTTTTQGCQDSPFFQKYELDLRDNVLGDGSFSVCRECAQKSSGQHFAVEIVSRRLDCQQEINLLRACQGHSNIVNNLFHEVFHDEAHTYIVMELLGGGELAASEDQETREVHRGSGFSHHEEPGLLTVDASRRLTITELLQDEWLQGGPPYLFSATPLTTPTILAFHAFHMATREEFCLLVSLIGVHDKNSNILESKRL encoded by the exons gaCTCACCATTTTTCCAAAAATATGAACTGGATCTCCGAGATAATGTACTCGGAGACGGCAGCTTCAGTGTCTGTCGGGAATGTGCACAAAAGTCCAGCGGGCAACACTTTGCTGTCGAGATAGTGTCAAGAAGACTAGACTGCCAACAAGAAATCAATTTACTCCGGGCTTGCCAAGGACATTCCAACATTGTCAACAACCTGTTCCATGAAGTTTTCCATGATGAA GCACACACCTACATTGTGATGGAGCTCCTTGGAGGTGGAGAGCTAGCTGCTTCAGAGGATCAGGAAACACGAGAGGTTCACAGAGGCTCAGGCTTCAGTCATCATGAGGAACCTG ggTTATTGACAGTAGATGCTTCAAGGCGTCTCACCATCACTGAGTTGCTGCAGGATGAGTGGCTTCAGGGAGGccctccttatttattttcagcaaCTCCCCTCACGACACCCACTATACTCGCTTTTCATGCATTCCACATGGCAACTAGggaagaattttgcttactaGTAAGTTTGATTGGAGTTCATGATAAAAATTCAAACATATTGGAGTCtaagaggctgtag
- the LOC135092479 gene encoding ribosomal protein S6 kinase alpha-5-like isoform X1 encodes MSPTTTTQGCQRDKREKQEDHHCHHHHHQHSGKKDSPFFQKYELDLRDNVLGDGSFSVCRECAQKSSGQHFAVEIVSRRLDCQQEINLLRACQGHSNIVNNLFHEVFHDEAHTYIVMELLGGGELAASEDQETREVHRGSGFSHHEEPGLLTVDASRRLTITELLQDEWLQGGPPYLFSATPLTTPTILAFHAFHMATREEFCLLVSLIGVHDKNSNILESKRL; translated from the exons agggacaaaagagaaaagcaggaagaccaccactgccaccaccaccaccaccagcacagtggTAAAAAG gaCTCACCATTTTTCCAAAAATATGAACTGGATCTCCGAGATAATGTACTCGGAGACGGCAGCTTCAGTGTCTGTCGGGAATGTGCACAAAAGTCCAGCGGGCAACACTTTGCTGTCGAGATAGTGTCAAGAAGACTAGACTGCCAACAAGAAATCAATTTACTCCGGGCTTGCCAAGGACATTCCAACATTGTCAACAACCTGTTCCATGAAGTTTTCCATGATGAA GCACACACCTACATTGTGATGGAGCTCCTTGGAGGTGGAGAGCTAGCTGCTTCAGAGGATCAGGAAACACGAGAGGTTCACAGAGGCTCAGGCTTCAGTCATCATGAGGAACCTG ggTTATTGACAGTAGATGCTTCAAGGCGTCTCACCATCACTGAGTTGCTGCAGGATGAGTGGCTTCAGGGAGGccctccttatttattttcagcaaCTCCCCTCACGACACCCACTATACTCGCTTTTCATGCATTCCACATGGCAACTAGggaagaattttgcttactaGTAAGTTTGATTGGAGTTCATGATAAAAATTCAAACATATTGGAGTCtaagaggctgtag
- the LOC135092479 gene encoding ribosomal protein S6 kinase alpha-4-like isoform X3: MSPTTTTQGCQRDKREKQEDHHCHHHHHQHSGKKDSPFFQKYELDLRDNVLGDGSFSVCRECAQKSSGQHFAVEIVSRRLDCQQEINLLRACQGHSNIVNNLFHEVFHDEAHTYIVMELLGGGELAASEDQETREVHRGSGFSHHEEPGVTQQFTTCTEKGY, encoded by the exons agggacaaaagagaaaagcaggaagaccaccactgccaccaccaccaccaccagcacagtggTAAAAAG gaCTCACCATTTTTCCAAAAATATGAACTGGATCTCCGAGATAATGTACTCGGAGACGGCAGCTTCAGTGTCTGTCGGGAATGTGCACAAAAGTCCAGCGGGCAACACTTTGCTGTCGAGATAGTGTCAAGAAGACTAGACTGCCAACAAGAAATCAATTTACTCCGGGCTTGCCAAGGACATTCCAACATTGTCAACAACCTGTTCCATGAAGTTTTCCATGATGAA GCACACACCTACATTGTGATGGAGCTCCTTGGAGGTGGAGAGCTAGCTGCTTCAGAGGATCAGGAAACACGAGAGGTTCACAGAGGCTCAGGCTTCAGTCATCATGAGGAACCTGGTGTGACTCAGCAGTTCACTACATGCACAGAAAAG ggTTATTGA